In Candidatus Hydrogenedentota bacterium, the DNA window GGCGGAGGTCGGCGGGGTGGACGTGCTGAAGGACCCCCTGAAGGTGCGCAAGCTCATCGGCTACCTGCCGGAGATCCTGCCGCTGTACATGGACATGGAGGTGCGGTCGTACCTCCAGTTCGTGGGGCGGGCGCGGGGCCTTTCAGGCGGCACCCTGAACAGCCGGATCAACGCCGTGTTGGAGACGTGCGGGCTGCGCCCCATGTTCCGCAAGGTGGTCCGGGAGCTGTCCAAGGGGTACAAGCAGCGCACGGCGCTGGCGCAGGCGCTGATCCACGACCCCGACGTGATCATCCTGGACGAGCCGACGTCGGGCCTGGACCCGCACCAGATCCTGGAAATCCGCCACCTCATCGAGCGGCTGGCGAAGGAGAAGACGGTGATCCTCTCCACGCACATCCTCCAGGAGGTGGAGACGACGGCGGACCGCATTGTGATCATCAACCGCGGCCGGATCGTCGGCGACGGCACGCTGGAGGAGCTCCGGAGCAAGGCCAAGGACGGCGAGCGGATCCTGGTGGCCGTCGAGGGCGCTTCCGACGAGGCCGAGCGCCTGCTTTCGGGCGTGGAGGGCGTCCGCCGGGTCGAGGCCGCCGGAAAGGTGGACGGGTG includes these proteins:
- a CDS encoding ATP-binding cassette domain-containing protein — its product is MIRAKKLTMHYGPVVALDNVSFEVNRGEIVGLLGPNGAGKSTCMKILTTYLYPTRGTAEVGGVDVLKDPLKVRKLIGYLPEILPLYMDMEVRSYLQFVGRARGLSGGTLNSRINAVLETCGLRPMFRKVVRELSKGYKQRTALAQALIHDPDVIILDEPTSGLDPHQILEIRHLIERLAKEKTVILSTHILQEVETTADRIVIINRGRIVGDGTLEELRSKAKDGERILVAVEGASDEAERLLSGVEGVRRVEAAGKVDGCPAFTLHTASGRNPWREVNELARGRNWKLRELGDRPLTLEETFLRLTERATQGAARD